From a single Paenibacillus sp. FSL W8-0426 genomic region:
- a CDS encoding carbohydrate ABC transporter permease: protein MTTSRLLSLEHWKGWLWSVVRFVLITGLSFVILFPIFQKISTSIKDKGDLYSAVVVWIPQNFSLDNFQQAIRVMDYWATLFNTFALSASTTLLTTASCALAGYGFARLKFKGSNLLFAGVILTILVPPTTILIPVYLNLKSFDLMGLMTLIAGKPVNLLNTYWPFILTAITANSLKAGLYIFIFRQFFRGIPKEVEEAAYVDGAGIGRTFARIMLPNAIPSMVTVMLFSFVWQWNDSFYTTTYLTSSKVMSTQLSSLPYNLAQQVSDGASKADPFYLSMIQDTGILLAILPLIVIYLFVQRYFVESVERTGIVG from the coding sequence GTGACCACTTCACGATTATTATCGCTGGAACATTGGAAAGGCTGGCTCTGGTCTGTCGTTCGATTTGTACTGATTACCGGACTTTCCTTTGTTATCCTCTTTCCGATATTCCAGAAAATCTCAACGTCCATCAAAGACAAGGGTGATCTGTATTCCGCGGTGGTGGTATGGATACCCCAAAATTTCTCGCTGGATAACTTCCAGCAGGCCATTCGGGTGATGGATTACTGGGCGACGCTGTTTAATACCTTCGCGCTGTCAGCCTCGACAACGCTCTTGACGACAGCGTCCTGTGCTCTTGCCGGATATGGTTTCGCACGATTGAAGTTCAAGGGGAGCAACTTGCTGTTCGCGGGCGTCATTCTCACGATTCTCGTTCCGCCAACGACCATCCTGATTCCGGTGTATCTGAATCTGAAAAGCTTTGACCTGATGGGCCTGATGACACTTATTGCCGGCAAACCGGTGAATCTGCTGAACACCTACTGGCCGTTCATTCTGACCGCCATTACGGCCAATTCGCTTAAAGCCGGATTGTATATTTTCATCTTCCGGCAGTTCTTCCGCGGCATCCCGAAGGAAGTGGAGGAGGCTGCCTACGTGGACGGTGCAGGCATCGGGCGAACCTTTGCCCGAATCATGCTGCCGAATGCGATTCCGTCCATGGTGACCGTGATGCTGTTTTCCTTTGTATGGCAGTGGAATGACAGTTTCTACACGACCACGTATCTGACATCAAGCAAAGTCATGTCGACCCAACTGTCATCGCTTCCATACAATCTGGCGCAGCAAGTGAGTGATGGCGCCTCCAAGGCAGACCCTTTCTATCTCAGCATGATCCAGGATACGGGGATATTGCTTGCCATTCTGCCTTTGATCGTCATCTATCTGTTCGTGCAGCGTTATTTCGTGGAAAGTGTGGAACGTACGGGGATCGTTGGCTAA
- a CDS encoding RICIN domain-containing protein, which translates to MWMSCKLLLVMALLITIAPWGGGRAEAWVGMPMGKLHVSGKHLVNSNNQPVLLNGWHQPSGAYWTYQDSNYYLNLHGNNRHAATLAYLKDITDTFADTSPKYGSNHGWNMNQVRLFIDRQDMGDVAAGTYNFAGVQTVTQNVIIPYIQYAKTKGVYVVLGLDFTLKDDQATTAANLQKFNQIWGYLASRPEIKSADNVHFELINEPVKSYANGHWGGYNGENDFVDHWNDLRNFQNSIISTIRSQGADNVIWAAGLGYNQFYSLTASHPLTDPLNNYGYAVHWYPGYGAYDNFSILQDQWNTNVKAAADKYPINITEVTWFKNKPGDSAYWNLFNGSNEGFGTNTKTIFNAAGNVSIAAHMNGFILEPGQRSSFADPTAGLKWDGDASRSAMGRFLFNWYHERAQTYPGGGNGGGPTTGLVSGETYKIVARHSNKVIDVPGGQNQNNLQLQQWSDLGGNPQKWVLTSIGGGSYTLTSVNSPDKVIDIRNGTLTNGEAVQLMSNLNTTAQHFKINDLGNGYWSIINVNSNKAIEVANASSSDGAKLQQNDYTGGLHQQWKFVAVSN; encoded by the coding sequence ATGTGGATGTCTTGTAAACTTTTACTCGTTATGGCTTTACTGATCACGATTGCTCCATGGGGAGGCGGCCGTGCCGAGGCATGGGTGGGCATGCCTATGGGCAAGCTTCACGTCAGCGGCAAACATCTGGTGAACAGCAACAATCAGCCTGTGCTTCTGAACGGCTGGCATCAACCGTCAGGTGCCTACTGGACGTATCAGGACAGCAATTACTATCTTAATCTGCACGGCAACAACCGTCATGCGGCTACACTGGCCTACCTGAAGGACATTACCGATACGTTTGCGGACACAAGTCCGAAATACGGCAGCAATCATGGCTGGAATATGAATCAGGTTCGTCTGTTCATTGATCGTCAGGACATGGGTGATGTGGCGGCGGGTACATACAATTTTGCCGGTGTGCAGACCGTTACGCAGAACGTCATTATTCCGTATATTCAGTATGCCAAGACAAAAGGTGTATACGTTGTCCTGGGTCTTGACTTCACGTTGAAGGATGATCAGGCAACGACCGCTGCCAATCTGCAAAAGTTCAATCAAATCTGGGGTTATCTCGCCTCCCGTCCAGAGATTAAAAGTGCGGACAACGTTCACTTCGAGCTGATTAACGAGCCGGTGAAGTCATACGCCAATGGACATTGGGGCGGCTACAACGGGGAAAACGACTTTGTCGATCACTGGAACGACTTGCGTAACTTTCAGAACTCCATCATCTCGACGATTCGCAGCCAAGGCGCGGACAATGTGATCTGGGCGGCAGGTCTGGGCTACAACCAATTCTATAGTCTGACGGCAAGCCATCCTTTGACCGACCCGCTGAACAACTACGGATATGCTGTGCACTGGTATCCTGGTTACGGCGCGTATGATAACTTCTCCATTTTGCAAGATCAGTGGAATACGAACGTCAAGGCGGCCGCAGACAAATATCCGATCAACATTACCGAAGTAACCTGGTTTAAGAATAAACCCGGCGACTCAGCATACTGGAACTTGTTTAATGGCAGCAACGAAGGTTTTGGCACCAATACGAAAACGATTTTCAATGCGGCAGGTAATGTCAGCATCGCTGCCCATATGAACGGCTTCATTCTGGAGCCGGGTCAACGCAGTTCTTTTGCCGACCCTACGGCAGGACTGAAATGGGACGGGGATGCTTCGCGGAGCGCGATGGGCCGTTTCCTGTTCAACTGGTATCATGAACGTGCACAAACGTATCCCGGCGGCGGAAATGGTGGTGGACCGACAACCGGGCTTGTATCAGGCGAAACGTACAAAATTGTAGCCAGACATTCGAATAAGGTCATCGATGTTCCCGGCGGGCAAAACCAGAACAATCTGCAGCTCCAGCAATGGAGCGATCTGGGCGGCAATCCGCAGAAATGGGTTCTGACTTCGATCGGTGGCGGAAGCTACACGCTGACCAGCGTGAACTCTCCCGATAAAGTGATTGATATTCGCAACGGTACCCTCACAAACGGCGAAGCGGTGCAGCTTATGAGCAATCTGAACACGACCGCACAGCATTTTAAAATTAACGATCTGGGCAATGGGTACTGGAGTATCATCAACGTAAACAGCAACAAAGCGATCGAAGTGGCGAATGCTTCGTCGTCAGACGGAGCAAAGCTGCAGCAAAACGATTATACCGGCGGGCTCCATCAACAATGGAAATTTGTTGCCGTCAGCAATTAA
- a CDS encoding glycosyl hydrolase family 8 — protein sequence MATNENGAFHTGAYRNLFLELGYDEKEIEAKLEQTWNELFYGDENTRIYYPMGEDKGYFLDTGNHDVRSEGMSYGMMMAVQMDKKEEFDRLWNFSRTYMQHTEGRYKDYFAWHCKPDGTRLSQGPAPDGEEFFAMALFFASNRWGDGAAPYDYKEQARKILRACIHQGENGEGDPMWDPDTRLIKFVPESPFSDPSYHLPHFYELFAIYADEGDQAFWKEAAAASRAYLHTACHPVTGLSPEYANYDGSPAPVQPHGDFRHFYSDAYRVAANIALDWEWFHKDPWQVEQSNRIQSFFSGIDVSEYRRYTIEGEPFDEPSLHPVGLLATNAMASLAADGPDVEPFVRRFWNTPLRQGERRYYDNCLYFFSLLALSGRYRIY from the coding sequence ATGGCTACCAACGAAAATGGGGCGTTCCATACAGGAGCATACAGGAATTTGTTCCTGGAACTGGGCTATGACGAGAAGGAAATTGAGGCAAAACTGGAGCAGACATGGAACGAGCTGTTCTATGGAGACGAGAATACACGAATTTATTACCCGATGGGTGAGGACAAAGGGTACTTCCTCGACACCGGTAACCACGATGTACGCTCGGAAGGCATGTCTTACGGCATGATGATGGCCGTGCAAATGGATAAGAAAGAAGAATTTGATCGACTCTGGAATTTTTCCCGTACGTATATGCAGCATACCGAAGGCCGATACAAGGATTATTTTGCTTGGCATTGCAAGCCTGACGGTACCCGCCTGTCGCAAGGTCCTGCCCCTGACGGCGAGGAGTTTTTCGCCATGGCCCTGTTCTTTGCCTCCAACCGCTGGGGTGATGGTGCTGCGCCTTACGATTACAAGGAACAAGCCCGAAAAATCCTCCGCGCCTGCATCCATCAAGGTGAAAATGGCGAGGGAGATCCGATGTGGGACCCGGATACCCGGCTGATCAAGTTTGTTCCGGAATCACCATTCAGCGACCCCTCCTACCATCTCCCCCACTTTTACGAACTGTTCGCAATATATGCGGATGAGGGGGATCAAGCCTTCTGGAAGGAAGCAGCGGCGGCAAGTCGGGCTTATCTGCATACCGCCTGTCATCCTGTAACCGGGCTTTCGCCTGAATATGCGAATTACGACGGCTCACCCGCTCCGGTTCAGCCGCATGGTGATTTTAGACATTTTTACAGCGATGCTTACCGGGTTGCGGCAAATATTGCTCTGGATTGGGAATGGTTCCACAAAGATCCGTGGCAGGTCGAACAATCCAATCGGATTCAGTCCTTCTTCAGTGGCATTGACGTATCCGAATATCGTCGATATACCATCGAAGGTGAACCCTTCGACGAACCTTCCCTGCATCCTGTAGGCTTGCTCGCCACGAACGCGATGGCTTCGCTGGCTGCGGACGGTCCGGATGTCGAACCATTCGTTCGCCGGTTCTGGAACACGCCGCTGCGACAAGGAGAACGCCGATACTACGACAATTGCCTATATTTCTTCAGTCTGCTGGCTTTAAGCGGCAGATATCGCATATATTGA
- a CDS encoding metal-dependent hydrolase encodes MLNRNISFTWLGFGGFYIKTPGNKEILIDPWIKNNPSCPETIKNIEKVDYILFTHAHRDHAEDAVWLAQTTGAIVLAGWELAFILQKKGVQNVVSINKGGTRKLGDIAVTAVHADHSSAFVDDDQIIYGGEPMGYVIKFENGYTVYHAGDTNVFGDMALIAELYEPELALLPIGDAYTMSPREAAKAVRLLNIKNVIPTHFGVFDFLTGRPSELSALLSDIEDLTVYDICPGDTIQ; translated from the coding sequence ATGTTAAACCGGAATATTTCTTTTACTTGGCTTGGTTTTGGCGGATTTTATATAAAAACACCCGGAAATAAAGAAATACTTATTGATCCATGGATTAAAAATAATCCCTCCTGCCCCGAGACAATAAAAAACATTGAAAAAGTAGATTACATTTTATTCACACATGCACATCGAGATCATGCTGAAGATGCCGTTTGGCTTGCGCAAACGACAGGTGCCATAGTATTGGCGGGTTGGGAATTGGCATTTATTCTCCAGAAAAAGGGTGTCCAAAATGTTGTTTCGATAAATAAAGGTGGAACTCGAAAATTAGGAGACATTGCGGTTACTGCTGTACATGCAGACCATTCCTCGGCTTTCGTTGATGATGATCAGATTATTTATGGTGGGGAGCCCATGGGCTACGTAATCAAATTCGAAAATGGATACACGGTCTATCATGCTGGGGATACAAACGTATTTGGCGATATGGCTCTAATTGCGGAATTATACGAGCCAGAGCTGGCACTATTGCCAATTGGCGATGCTTATACGATGTCCCCTCGAGAGGCAGCTAAGGCAGTCCGCCTTCTAAATATAAAAAATGTAATCCCGACACATTTTGGCGTATTTGATTTTTTAACCGGTCGACCAAGCGAACTTTCTGCTCTGCTTTCTGATATTGAAGATTTAACGGTTTATGATATATGTCCTGGTGATACGATCCAGTAA